A section of the Desulfomonile tiedjei genome encodes:
- a CDS encoding restriction endonuclease, with amino-acid sequence MDPFSLDHLTPTEFEEFCYDLLHELGFVNVDWRKGTGLPASPSDRGRDIECERRVKEVDGKEHTEKWFVECKHHKKGVSPDKLDGALTWATAKRPDWLLIIVSNFLSNPAKEYLQEYSQSNRPTFKIRYWEKPDLGRLVAGKGELIRKYRIQLSDRPCPASKEEAIERLKKLAQDKNRIGIHDFVRQRTDELVISLAEESLPPLESTADAEKLEARLQECEAKTDTLSALFANGIYWTGTDYDSLWVQSLERAANLETRGKGASWAVNIPLYPALILLYSGCIGAMAKSHYDMVATLLLKPRIPEGSSCACPALALTTCEIMEKHKYPRGAIHWRVPLSRRLYGCLGENLKRLFSLETDYQTAFDTFECLLGMVNVDLALNSKPRRPTEDSPLGLFAVRHDDPFAPDYGQSLLQKIVNEATSTRDAWPPLKAGLFEGSMERFLMAASRYKQEFELFQARRRHRARPNDLY; translated from the coding sequence ATGGACCCCTTTTCGTTAGATCATCTGACCCCAACTGAATTTGAAGAGTTCTGTTATGACTTGTTACATGAACTGGGTTTCGTGAATGTCGACTGGAGAAAAGGCACAGGATTGCCGGCGAGTCCGTCGGACAGAGGGCGCGACATCGAATGCGAACGGAGGGTCAAAGAGGTAGATGGAAAGGAGCACACTGAAAAGTGGTTCGTAGAATGCAAACATCACAAAAAGGGGGTATCTCCTGACAAGCTAGATGGTGCCTTAACGTGGGCCACGGCAAAACGGCCTGACTGGCTACTCATAATAGTCTCGAATTTCCTGTCCAATCCTGCGAAGGAATATCTACAGGAGTATTCGCAGTCCAATAGGCCCACTTTCAAAATCAGGTATTGGGAAAAACCGGATTTAGGGAGATTGGTTGCTGGGAAAGGCGAATTGATCCGCAAATACAGAATCCAACTTTCTGACCGGCCCTGTCCCGCCTCGAAAGAGGAAGCCATCGAGCGCCTGAAGAAACTTGCCCAGGACAAGAATCGCATTGGGATTCACGATTTCGTTCGTCAACGCACGGACGAGCTAGTAATTTCCCTTGCGGAAGAGTCGCTTCCACCCCTTGAGTCAACAGCGGATGCTGAAAAATTGGAAGCAAGATTGCAGGAATGTGAAGCCAAGACAGACACTTTGTCGGCCCTATTCGCGAACGGCATTTACTGGACCGGAACTGACTATGACTCTCTCTGGGTGCAGTCCCTGGAGCGAGCGGCGAACCTGGAGACACGAGGCAAAGGGGCTAGCTGGGCAGTAAACATACCGCTTTATCCAGCCCTGATTCTCCTCTACTCAGGTTGCATTGGGGCTATGGCGAAAAGCCATTATGACATGGTTGCCACGCTGCTGCTTAAACCGCGCATTCCAGAGGGAAGCTCGTGTGCATGCCCGGCACTTGCTCTGACTACATGCGAGATTATGGAAAAGCACAAGTACCCCCGAGGAGCAATCCATTGGCGCGTGCCACTCAGTCGCCGGCTCTATGGCTGCTTGGGAGAAAACTTGAAGCGTTTGTTTTCTCTGGAGACCGATTACCAGACCGCTTTTGACACATTCGAATGTCTGCTAGGCATGGTCAACGTTGATCTCGCGCTAAACTCCAAACCCCGCCGCCCCACAGAGGACTCGCCACTGGGTCTTTTTGCCGTTAGACACGACGATCCCTTTGCCCCTGATTATGGACAATCCCTCCTTCAGAAGATCGTCAATGAAGCTACCTCCACTCGTGACGCCTGGCCACCATTGAAAGCCGGGTTGTTTGAGGGAAGCATGGAAAGATTTCTCATGGCAGCTAGCCGCTATAAGCAAGAGTTCGAACTCTTTCAGGCCAGACGCAGGCATAGGGCGAGGCCTAACGACCTCTATTGA
- a CDS encoding STAS/SEC14 domain-containing protein — MLEILPQSHDNILAVRGTGKLSREDYEDVLIPRLEAMVKEHPKARFLFQMDDDFKGWDLVAAWHYARFGFKHKDRFEKVAAVCGPKWVHASMKLQSFFVHGDIRTFPCEKSVDAWNWIEA; from the coding sequence ATGTTAGAGATTCTCCCGCAAAGTCACGACAATATTCTGGCCGTAAGGGGCACGGGCAAGCTGAGTCGAGAGGATTACGAGGATGTTCTGATCCCGCGTTTGGAAGCCATGGTCAAGGAGCACCCCAAGGCGCGCTTCCTATTCCAAATGGACGACGACTTCAAGGGCTGGGATCTTGTAGCAGCCTGGCACTATGCTAGGTTCGGTTTCAAGCATAAAGATCGATTCGAGAAAGTGGCCGCGGTGTGCGGTCCAAAATGGGTCCACGCCAGCATGAAACTTCAGTCCTTTTTCGTCCACGGCGATATCAGGACCTTCCCGTGCGAAAAAAGCGTCGATGCCTGGAACTGGATCGAGGCGTGA
- a CDS encoding YHS domain-containing protein, whose protein sequence is MKLLKTVVHVALSAFLIAAVAETCALAKKDPINKDVQGRAIKGYDPVAYFIQGKPTSGTKEFEFKWDGAVWQFSSAENLNLFKADPEKYVPQYGGYCAWAVAEGYTADIDPNAWTVSQGKLYLNYNLDIRTKWQKDMAPNIERANKNWPGVLEKAK, encoded by the coding sequence ATGAAGTTGTTAAAGACGGTTGTTCATGTAGCCTTGTCGGCATTTCTTATTGCAGCGGTTGCCGAGACATGCGCATTGGCCAAGAAAGATCCCATAAATAAAGACGTTCAGGGCAGGGCTATAAAAGGTTATGACCCTGTAGCCTATTTCATTCAGGGAAAGCCCACTTCAGGGACGAAAGAATTTGAGTTCAAATGGGATGGCGCTGTGTGGCAGTTTTCCAGTGCTGAGAATCTCAACCTGTTCAAGGCCGACCCGGAAAAATACGTGCCTCAGTACGGAGGTTACTGCGCCTGGGCCGTAGCGGAGGGGTACACCGCGGACATCGATCCAAACGCGTGGACCGTTTCCCAGGGCAAGCTTTACTTGAATTACAATCTCGATATCAGAACCAAGTGGCAAAAGGACATGGCCCCTAACATCGAGCGCGCGAACAAGAATTGGCCTGGCGTGCTGGAAAAGGCAAAATGA
- a CDS encoding DUF3887 domain-containing protein — MFRNVKFLFLPVLALTFFLSGPVTAAEMSGDTEQVKDRATAVLEGMMRAIAEGDYAQYTRDFSKQMKDSQNRESFLQLQSNLQRGLGKFKSMEYLGFYIQYGGTVTLFKARFGKEKEDVLIRLVLDRKKSPPQVTGFWFDSPSLEK; from the coding sequence ATGTTCAGGAACGTTAAATTCCTTTTCTTGCCCGTATTGGCCTTGACATTTTTCCTGTCCGGTCCTGTCACGGCCGCGGAAATGTCCGGCGACACGGAGCAGGTCAAGGATCGGGCCACCGCCGTTCTGGAAGGCATGATGCGGGCGATCGCGGAAGGGGACTACGCTCAATACACTCGGGATTTCTCCAAGCAGATGAAGGATTCGCAGAATCGGGAGAGCTTTCTGCAGTTGCAGTCCAATTTGCAGAGGGGATTGGGGAAATTCAAGTCTATGGAGTACCTCGGTTTCTACATTCAGTACGGCGGCACTGTCACTCTGTTTAAAGCGCGCTTCGGGAAAGAAAAAGAGGACGTGCTCATCAGGCTGGTTCTGGATCGAAAGAAATCGCCTCCGCAGGTCACCGGCTTCTGGTTCGACTCTCCGTCTCTGGAGAAGTAA
- a CDS encoding DUF1015 domain-containing protein, with protein sequence MADVKPFRAVHYSRNLAGDLNKLITPPYDVISPEEQEDFYQTHPLNVIRLVLGKRFAEDDAANNRYARAAATLKQWMESGILERRERVGLTVYRMDFAEPGGGRSKIDGIVALVKVDDYGKGKVLPHEKTYKGPKQDQLSLMRACKANLTPIHALFGDDRNEVAAVYKSLLQFPPDQEATEADGTVHRTWTIEDTEAIAKIVGMLYDKSLFIADGHHRYETALAFRDEMRAAGHTDPGAAHEYVMMYLTSMSHPGLTILPAHRMIKGLPNVDVPIMLRVLDPYFEIEDLCYSEANRQEVAQTLIDRIRSYSNVGGKFGMVVQGDNCFRLLRLKDFQAIDSLMDAEIPSSLRGLDVTILREIILGHALGMDKENAEGQIEYTPLVREALNKVLKGDIQVSFILNPTRVDQMRAAAELGHKLPHKSTYFYPKISSGLVLNVF encoded by the coding sequence ATGGCAGACGTAAAGCCCTTCAGAGCGGTTCATTACAGCAGAAATCTTGCGGGTGATTTGAACAAGCTGATCACGCCGCCTTACGACGTAATTTCTCCGGAGGAGCAGGAGGATTTCTACCAGACTCATCCTCTGAATGTCATAAGGCTGGTTTTGGGAAAGCGATTCGCGGAGGACGACGCCGCGAACAATCGTTACGCTCGCGCGGCTGCAACCCTTAAACAGTGGATGGAAAGCGGAATACTCGAACGCCGGGAGCGTGTGGGACTGACTGTTTACCGTATGGATTTTGCTGAACCCGGCGGCGGCCGCTCCAAGATAGACGGAATAGTAGCCCTGGTGAAGGTCGACGATTATGGCAAGGGCAAGGTGCTGCCTCACGAAAAGACCTACAAAGGCCCCAAGCAGGACCAGTTAAGCCTCATGCGAGCCTGTAAAGCCAACCTCACACCTATTCACGCACTTTTCGGCGACGACCGTAATGAGGTAGCCGCCGTTTACAAGAGCCTTTTGCAGTTTCCGCCTGATCAAGAGGCTACTGAAGCTGACGGCACCGTGCACCGGACCTGGACCATTGAGGATACCGAGGCAATTGCCAAGATTGTGGGAATGCTCTACGACAAAAGCTTGTTTATTGCAGACGGGCATCACCGGTACGAAACCGCGCTCGCTTTCAGGGACGAGATGCGCGCCGCTGGCCATACCGATCCTGGCGCGGCGCACGAATACGTGATGATGTATCTGACATCTATGAGTCACCCGGGCCTTACCATTCTGCCCGCGCACAGAATGATAAAGGGCTTGCCTAATGTGGACGTGCCTATAATGCTGCGCGTACTCGATCCGTACTTCGAGATCGAGGACCTGTGCTATTCCGAGGCCAACCGCCAGGAAGTGGCTCAAACCCTTATAGACAGGATTAGATCGTATTCCAACGTAGGTGGAAAGTTCGGGATGGTCGTCCAGGGGGACAACTGCTTTAGGCTGCTGAGGCTCAAGGATTTCCAGGCGATCGATTCCCTGATGGATGCTGAAATCCCATCATCCCTGCGCGGGCTGGACGTGACCATTCTTCGTGAGATCATACTGGGTCATGCGCTTGGCATGGATAAAGAGAACGCTGAAGGCCAAATCGAGTACACTCCTCTGGTGAGAGAGGCCCTAAACAAGGTCCTGAAAGGTGACATCCAGGTGAGTTTCATACTTAATCCCACTCGGGTCGATCAAATGCGGGCGGCTGCGGAATTGGGACATAAGTTGCCCCACAAGTCGACGTATTTCTATCCCAAGATTTCCTCAGGTCTTGTGCTGAACGTATTTTGA
- a CDS encoding methyltransferase domain-containing protein produces the protein MESLDVKQGESVNGLFRNKVRIIQSLRGYRVCEDAVILAWFTNPRPGEVILDAGTGSGAIAFGLAVKEPSAFVVGLEIQGDLADRARRGVRLNHLESRVSIVRGDVRDADSFLKGHSFDVIVSNPPYHQAGTGRISLQHEKALARHQLMMPLRALFQVSAELLKPNGRVSLIYPASGLGQIAEATKEAGLKRSRVLWIHPQKGLDPSLVCVEACVGLSDIPLAEECLVLYEHPGLRTREAEAVLAGENVPNRTETPPGSRD, from the coding sequence GTGGAATCACTGGACGTAAAGCAAGGCGAGTCTGTAAACGGCCTGTTCCGAAACAAGGTGCGGATTATACAGTCCTTGCGCGGATATCGCGTTTGCGAAGACGCTGTGATCCTGGCCTGGTTCACTAATCCGCGGCCCGGCGAGGTTATACTCGATGCGGGAACCGGCTCCGGGGCCATCGCCTTCGGCCTTGCGGTCAAAGAGCCGTCCGCGTTCGTTGTTGGGCTGGAGATCCAAGGAGATTTGGCGGATCGTGCGAGAAGGGGGGTCCGCTTGAACCATCTGGAATCGCGTGTCAGCATCGTTCGGGGTGATGTCCGGGACGCCGATTCCTTTCTAAAGGGCCACTCATTCGACGTGATTGTCTCCAACCCGCCCTATCATCAGGCGGGGACGGGCCGTATAAGCCTTCAGCACGAAAAGGCCCTGGCCAGGCATCAACTCATGATGCCCTTACGAGCCCTGTTTCAGGTGTCCGCGGAGTTGCTCAAGCCTAACGGCAGAGTCTCGCTGATCTATCCCGCATCAGGACTCGGCCAAATTGCGGAAGCCACGAAAGAGGCTGGATTAAAGCGCTCACGTGTGTTATGGATTCACCCTCAGAAGGGGCTGGATCCCTCCTTGGTATGTGTAGAGGCGTGCGTAGGTCTAAGTGACATACCATTGGCGGAGGAGTGTCTGGTTCTCTATGAACACCCCGGCCTGCGGACCCGAGAAGCCGAGGCGGTTCTGGCGGGAGAAAATGTCCCCAACCGGACGGAGACGCCGCCTGGCTCGCGGGATTGA
- a CDS encoding aminotransferase class I/II-fold pyridoxal phosphate-dependent enzyme gives MEEFRRIKRLPPYVFQVVNELKMRLRRAGEDVIDLGMGNPDIPTPAHIVNKVVEAVQNSRNHRYSASMGIPKLREAFASWWKRRYGVELDPDKEIVATMGAKDALAHLVLATITPGDVVFVPSPTYPIHPYSVVIAGGDLQHIPISTDRDFFEDLKAAARTRWPLPKMLIISFPHNPTTMVVDEEFFKRLVEFAHEYKIMIVHDFAYADLTFDGYRAPSFLAVPGAKEVGVEVFSMSKSYSMAGWRVGCMAGNPQMIEALRRLKSYIDYGIFQPVQIASIIALNESQECVQQIVDEYKDRRDALCAGLNDCGWTVEPPKGTMFVWAKIPEPYRSKGSLEFSKILTEGAKVAVSPGIGFGPFGDEYVRFALVENRMRINQAIRGIRSFLSHGDAVSAPAEDEVRSAAV, from the coding sequence ATGGAAGAGTTCAGAAGGATTAAGCGACTTCCCCCCTACGTTTTCCAGGTAGTCAACGAACTCAAGATGAGACTGCGAAGGGCAGGAGAAGATGTTATCGACCTCGGGATGGGCAATCCGGACATCCCAACGCCCGCGCATATTGTGAATAAGGTCGTAGAAGCGGTCCAGAATTCCAGGAATCATAGATACAGCGCGTCCATGGGGATCCCGAAACTGCGGGAAGCTTTCGCGTCATGGTGGAAACGACGCTATGGTGTGGAACTCGACCCGGACAAGGAAATCGTCGCCACGATGGGCGCCAAGGACGCCCTCGCTCACCTGGTATTGGCCACCATCACTCCGGGAGACGTGGTTTTCGTTCCTTCCCCGACATATCCTATTCACCCCTATTCGGTGGTGATTGCGGGTGGGGACTTGCAGCACATTCCGATAAGCACGGACCGGGACTTTTTCGAAGATCTCAAGGCCGCGGCGCGCACGAGATGGCCCTTGCCCAAGATGCTGATCATCTCTTTTCCGCATAATCCGACGACCATGGTTGTGGACGAGGAATTCTTCAAGCGCCTTGTAGAATTCGCGCATGAATACAAAATTATGATCGTTCACGACTTTGCATACGCGGACCTGACTTTCGACGGTTATCGTGCGCCGAGTTTTCTGGCTGTTCCGGGAGCAAAGGAAGTAGGCGTCGAGGTCTTCTCGATGTCCAAGAGCTACTCCATGGCCGGCTGGCGAGTAGGCTGTATGGCGGGCAATCCACAGATGATAGAGGCGCTGAGAAGGCTGAAGAGTTACATTGATTACGGAATATTTCAGCCCGTACAAATCGCTTCCATAATCGCGCTGAACGAGAGCCAGGAATGCGTCCAGCAAATTGTGGACGAATACAAGGACCGCCGTGATGCTCTGTGTGCCGGCCTGAATGATTGTGGCTGGACAGTGGAGCCTCCCAAAGGGACAATGTTTGTTTGGGCCAAGATCCCGGAACCGTATCGCTCGAAGGGATCGCTTGAATTTTCCAAAATACTGACCGAAGGGGCCAAGGTAGCGGTTAGCCCGGGGATTGGGTTCGGCCCGTTTGGCGACGAGTACGTGCGATTTGCTCTGGTCGAAAATAGGATGCGGATCAATCAGGCGATTCGAGGTATCAGGTCTTTCCTGTCCCACGGGGACGCTGTTTCAGCGCCGGCAGAGGATGAGGTTCGATCCGCCGCGGTGTGA
- a CDS encoding homoserine dehydrogenase, with translation MKEISIGLIGFGTVGSGVVKILQENRDILEARVGFPLRLKRIADLDITSDRGVAVDPAILTTDAYEVLRDPEISIVAELMGGYQPAHKFILEALRNGKQVVTANKALLSEQGPEIFRAAHDAGVDIAFEAAVGGGIPILRSLREGLLANRFEKVLAILNGTCNFILTAMDQNPGISFDEVLRQATELGYAEADPSLDIDGIDTAHKLVLVLSLTHGIRVPVKQIYVEGIRGIDPFDVVMAREFSYKIKLLAILISHGDMVEARIHPTMIPEHHPLAQVDGVFNGIYLRGDMVGEQLFYGRGAGKEPTASAVVGDIVEAARNITRGEAGGVPPLGYPEDWKARGSILAMDDIVTNYYVRVQALDRPGVLSKVAGIMADYGISIHSVVQKRRQRSGTVPVVFLTHLAKEADIQTASKKISDLDVVEGPLVIIRIDDETLD, from the coding sequence ATGAAAGAGATTTCCATTGGTTTAATAGGATTTGGGACCGTCGGGTCGGGCGTCGTCAAGATTCTCCAGGAGAACCGCGACATTCTTGAGGCGCGGGTTGGCTTTCCTTTGCGCCTCAAGCGCATTGCAGACCTTGACATTACGTCGGACCGCGGGGTGGCTGTAGATCCTGCGATACTTACTACCGATGCCTATGAGGTCCTTCGAGACCCGGAGATATCCATAGTGGCGGAGCTTATGGGTGGGTACCAGCCCGCTCACAAGTTCATCCTCGAGGCTTTGCGCAACGGCAAGCAGGTTGTGACGGCCAACAAGGCGCTCTTGTCCGAGCAGGGGCCGGAGATTTTTCGCGCGGCCCATGACGCAGGCGTGGACATAGCCTTCGAAGCCGCGGTAGGCGGAGGCATACCAATACTCCGATCACTGCGGGAAGGACTTTTGGCCAACCGCTTCGAGAAGGTATTGGCGATATTGAACGGGACGTGCAATTTTATCCTCACGGCCATGGACCAAAATCCGGGCATATCTTTCGACGAGGTCCTCCGACAGGCCACTGAACTGGGCTATGCAGAAGCTGACCCAAGCCTGGACATAGATGGAATAGACACGGCTCATAAGCTCGTCCTGGTGCTGAGCCTCACCCACGGCATACGGGTGCCGGTCAAACAGATCTATGTGGAAGGTATCCGGGGCATCGATCCGTTTGACGTTGTCATGGCCAGGGAGTTTTCCTACAAGATAAAGTTGCTGGCGATTTTGATAAGTCATGGTGACATGGTCGAGGCTCGTATCCACCCGACAATGATCCCCGAACATCATCCGCTTGCCCAAGTGGACGGCGTTTTCAACGGCATTTATCTGCGCGGGGACATGGTGGGCGAACAACTGTTCTACGGCCGCGGCGCGGGCAAAGAGCCGACAGCTTCCGCAGTCGTCGGCGACATAGTTGAGGCGGCCCGCAATATAACCCGCGGTGAGGCAGGGGGGGTCCCGCCCCTAGGCTATCCTGAGGATTGGAAGGCGCGGGGCAGCATCCTAGCTATGGATGACATAGTCACGAACTATTACGTGCGAGTTCAGGCTCTCGATCGTCCCGGCGTGCTTTCCAAGGTCGCAGGGATAATGGCCGACTACGGAATCAGCATACATTCCGTGGTTCAGAAGCGAAGGCAGCGATCCGGGACGGTCCCGGTAGTTTTTCTCACTCATCTGGCCAAGGAAGCCGACATCCAGACCGCGAGCAAGAAAATCAGCGACCTCGACGTGGTGGAAGGTCCGCTGGTCATAATCAGGATCGACGACGAAACCCTGGATTAG
- a CDS encoding threonine synthase has translation MWNGIIRGYSDFFHFANDKHIVTLLEGNTPLIPAPRLAARIHTGISLFLKYEGLNPTCSFKDRGMTMAVSRALEAGSSSVICASTGNTSAAAAAYAARANMRAFVVIPEGKIALGKLAQAMIHGATVVKVLGNFDEALKVVRQIADNYPLTLVNSINPHRLDGQRSAAFEICDVLGDAPEYHFLPVGNAGNISAYWQGYKDYKDAGKSKTLPKMMGFQAEGAAPIVRGYPIENPETVATAIRIGNPASWKKAEAARDESTGIIDMVSDDEILEAYAMVASTEGVFCEPASAASIAGVIKKANQGLFEGGERVVCTLTGHGLKDPDTAIKVATSEPLTCEPVSCVPEMKKVLDVLGF, from the coding sequence ATGTGGAATGGCATCATCAGGGGATATTCTGATTTCTTTCACTTCGCAAACGACAAACATATTGTTACATTGCTGGAAGGAAACACGCCGCTGATTCCAGCCCCGCGGTTGGCCGCGAGAATTCACACGGGGATCTCCCTATTTCTCAAGTACGAAGGCTTGAACCCAACTTGTTCGTTCAAGGACAGGGGTATGACCATGGCGGTTTCACGCGCGCTGGAAGCAGGCTCCAGTTCAGTAATATGCGCGTCTACCGGGAATACATCCGCTGCTGCCGCGGCTTATGCAGCTCGCGCCAACATGAGAGCTTTCGTTGTGATTCCCGAAGGGAAGATAGCCCTCGGGAAGCTGGCTCAAGCCATGATACACGGCGCCACTGTTGTGAAGGTCTTGGGCAATTTCGACGAAGCTTTGAAGGTGGTGCGACAAATTGCGGATAACTATCCTCTTACCCTGGTCAACTCTATCAATCCGCACAGGCTGGACGGCCAGAGATCAGCCGCGTTCGAGATCTGCGATGTCCTTGGTGACGCGCCCGAGTACCACTTTCTGCCGGTTGGCAACGCGGGGAACATAAGCGCGTACTGGCAGGGATACAAGGATTACAAAGACGCGGGTAAGTCTAAGACCCTCCCCAAAATGATGGGGTTTCAGGCTGAAGGGGCCGCGCCGATAGTAAGGGGCTATCCGATTGAAAACCCGGAGACCGTTGCCACAGCGATTCGTATTGGCAATCCCGCTTCCTGGAAGAAGGCCGAGGCTGCGCGTGACGAATCGACCGGGATCATAGACATGGTAAGTGACGACGAAATCCTGGAAGCCTATGCGATGGTAGCTTCCACTGAAGGTGTGTTTTGTGAACCGGCCTCCGCGGCCTCCATCGCTGGAGTGATAAAGAAGGCCAATCAAGGTCTGTTTGAAGGTGGTGAACGCGTTGTGTGCACGCTCACCGGCCACGGTCTGAAAGACCCCGACACCGCCATAAAAGTGGCAACTTCCGAACCGCTCACATGTGAGCCGGTTTCTTGCGTACCCGAAATGAAGAAGGTGCTTGATGTCCTCGGATTCTAA
- a CDS encoding cofactor-independent phosphoglycerate mutase: MSSDSKTKYLILVPDGMADSPVAELDNITPLKAAKTPWMDRMASAGHIGLTRTVPQGMDPGSDIANLSIMGYPPSQVYTGRAPFEAASMGVRLRENDLAFRLNLVTLERNYTMMADHSADHISTQEAREIIAYLAPEIESMGLSVLPGVSYRNLLVWRDGPEGCITHAPHDFPGEPVAGRFPTGNGADVLLRLIIKSWKLLEEHPVNKRRITRCQGPANSIWPWGQGRPPRIKTVKERFGITGSVVAAVDLIRGIGKYAGLDLREIEGATGYLDTNYQGKVDAALNALKEQDFVFLHVEAPDEASHSGQLDLKMKAIEDFDEKIVGPMLAGLAKFPRWRILLMPDHHTPTATRVHSADPVPFIVLDSKQWKKAPENKADGFSEDAATASGKMIEDATKMIEILLNREKI; the protein is encoded by the coding sequence ATGTCCTCGGATTCTAAAACCAAATACCTGATCCTGGTTCCTGACGGCATGGCCGATTCGCCTGTTGCGGAACTGGATAACATTACTCCTCTCAAGGCCGCGAAAACCCCCTGGATGGATCGCATGGCCTCAGCCGGTCACATAGGCCTGACTCGGACTGTCCCCCAAGGAATGGACCCGGGCAGCGATATTGCCAACCTCTCGATCATGGGGTATCCGCCGTCGCAGGTCTATACGGGCAGGGCCCCTTTTGAAGCGGCTTCCATGGGGGTCAGGCTGCGAGAAAACGACCTAGCGTTCAGGCTCAATCTGGTAACCCTCGAACGAAACTACACCATGATGGCCGATCATAGCGCGGATCATATCTCCACGCAGGAAGCTCGGGAAATAATAGCCTATCTCGCGCCGGAGATTGAATCCATGGGCTTGTCGGTGCTGCCTGGGGTCTCGTACAGGAACCTCCTGGTTTGGCGCGACGGCCCTGAAGGCTGCATCACCCATGCTCCGCACGATTTCCCCGGCGAACCGGTGGCCGGCCGCTTCCCCACGGGAAACGGCGCGGACGTGCTGTTGCGGCTCATTATCAAGTCATGGAAGCTGCTTGAAGAGCATCCGGTGAACAAGCGACGCATAACCAGATGCCAGGGACCTGCCAATTCCATCTGGCCGTGGGGACAAGGCAGGCCTCCGCGCATTAAGACCGTCAAAGAGCGGTTCGGGATCACGGGATCGGTTGTGGCCGCTGTAGACCTGATACGCGGAATCGGCAAGTACGCGGGGCTGGATTTGCGGGAAATTGAAGGGGCCACCGGGTACCTGGACACCAACTATCAGGGAAAAGTCGATGCGGCCCTGAACGCGTTGAAAGAGCAGGATTTTGTCTTTCTCCACGTGGAAGCGCCGGACGAGGCCTCCCATTCAGGCCAATTGGACTTGAAGATGAAAGCCATCGAGGACTTCGACGAGAAGATCGTCGGCCCAATGCTCGCAGGCCTGGCAAAGTTCCCCCGGTGGAGAATTCTTCTCATGCCTGACCATCACACGCCAACCGCGACACGAGTCCATTCCGCGGACCCGGTGCCGTTCATTGTGCTGGATTCCAAGCAGTGGAAAAAAGCGCCTGAAAACAAGGCGGATGGTTTTTCAGAAGACGCTGCCACCGCGTCTGGAAAGATGATAGAAGACGCCACAAAGATGATTGAGATACTTCTTAATCGGGAGAAGATTTAG